From a region of the Gammaproteobacteria bacterium genome:
- a CDS encoding GNAT family N-acetyltransferase gives MNKKSRLASLTFTTARLNVANVESSLATPSSKSALLTAIVRVFSPLVVQSLPDNFHDIETESQAELWLDNMLADSHLFTVTLLGHESAVGFVFLYPSDDSLAHLGYLLAEQLWHQGYGSELLFGLIECCRADRLIDQLAAGVDVENIASARLLQKVGFELNETTDNGISFYQYSIA, from the coding sequence ATGAATAAAAAATCCAGATTAGCATCGCTAACATTTACCACTGCTCGGCTTAACGTGGCCAATGTCGAAAGCTCCTTGGCGACACCATCATCAAAGTCAGCGCTGTTAACTGCCATTGTTAGAGTGTTTTCGCCTCTAGTTGTCCAATCACTGCCTGATAATTTTCATGATATTGAAACTGAGTCACAAGCCGAGCTGTGGCTTGATAATATGCTGGCTGACAGTCATCTCTTTACAGTGACTTTGCTTGGGCATGAGTCCGCAGTTGGTTTTGTTTTTCTTTATCCGTCTGACGATAGCCTTGCTCATTTAGGTTATTTGTTAGCGGAACAATTATGGCATCAAGGCTATGGCAGTGAGCTATTGTTTGGTTTAATTGAGTGTTGTAGAGCGGATCGGTTAATTGACCAACTAGCAGCTGGGGTTGATGTTGAAAACATTGCCTCAGCGAGATTATTACAAAAAGTTGGGTTTGAAT